In a single window of the Papaver somniferum cultivar HN1 chromosome 8, ASM357369v1, whole genome shotgun sequence genome:
- the LOC113306479 gene encoding probable 2-oxoglutarate-dependent dioxygenase AOP1 has product MDSGCGIPCINFSKDPKDLVEGSEGWKKLCIQVREACANYGGFRVVYDKVPDELHEEMLKGLEELFDLPDETKMKNSGSVHHGYLGKFEGQPLYESLGIHNAPILEQSQAFTDLMWPNGNPAFCQTLNSMSRMMQELEGLVRKMIFESLVVKHYYDSHIKDNDYLFRVMKYSAPFTDDWTLGLSPHTDQDLITILYEDRQGLEILSKEGQWLQVVQQPKTFVVMVGKTLMAWSNGRMHTPKHRVMVKGEKDRYSYGLFACLKEGVIVETPKELVDKDHPLLYRPFNYRDYIQYLRANFYLDSALDTFAGTGGEV; this is encoded by the exons ATGGATTCTGGATGTGGCATCCCATGTATTAATTTCAGCAAAGACCCAAAAGATCTAGTAGAAGGAAGTGAAGGATGGAAGAAATTATGCATACAAGTAAGAGAAGCTTGCGCAAATTATGGAGGATTCCGGGTAGTCTATGATAAAGTTCCAGATGAACTCCATGAAGAAATGCTTAAGGGATTGGAAGAATTGTTTGATCTTCCTGATGAGACTAAAATGAAGAATTCTGGTTCTGTGCATCATGGTTACTTAGGCAAGTTTGAAGGGCAACCGCTGTATGAGAGTTTGGGAATTCACAATGCACCCATCCTTGAACAGTCTCAAGCCTTCACAGACCTTATGTGGCCTAATGGAAATCCTGCCTTCTG TCAAACATTGAACTCAATGAGTAGAATGATGCAAGAACTTGAAGGACTGGTACGGAAGATGATTTTCGAGAGCTTAGTAGTTAAACATTACTATGATTCACACATCAAGGACAATGATTACTTATTCCGTGTTATGAAGTACAGCGCTCCATTCACTGATGATTGGACCCTTGGTCTTTCTCCTCATACTGACCAAGATCTCATTACCATCTTATATGAAGACAGACAAGGACTTGAAATCCTCTCCAAAGAGGGCCAATGGCTTCAGGTGGTACAACAACCCAAAACATTTGTAGTTATGGTGGGCAAAACCCTCATG GCTTGGAGCAATGGAAGGATGCATACACCAAAACATAGAGTAATGGTGAAAGGAGAAAAAGATAGATACTCTTACGGATTGTTTGCATGTCTGAAAGAAGGAGTAATTGTTGAAACCCCAAAAGAATTAGTCGACAAAGATCATCCTCTGCTATATCGTCCTTTTAACTACAGAGATTACATCCAGTATCTTAGAGCCAATTTCTACCTTGACTCTGCACTTGATACCTTTGCCGGTACAGGAGGAGAAGTTTGA